TAAACTGAACACCTTGTGGAAAACAAAACATAGAAAGTTCACTATGTAACTGATTCTTTCTCCCTGCTTTGCAAACAGGGACAGAAGTATCATTTTGAGGACTGTAGGTTAGTGCATTTGTTTACAAAGTACATTAAAAACTCTTCAGAAAACACTAACATAAAACCTCTAAGTAAAAGTTCTTTTTGGTATCGTAATGACTTGTTTTATGAAAACAGGCCAAACATCACAGCTACAGAAGATACTACATCTTCAAAATCCAGTCAGCTAGCTGGTGAGCAATTTATTGACAAAGCAGTTTTCCTAACAGGGGATGTTCTATTCTGTGACTTGTGATTTAAGGTTGACTTGTCAAAGTGTGTGTTCGGGCCAACTCAGGCATCTGAGCTATTGCTCACTTCTTTATTCTGAGTACTCCTATTTCCCTCCTTTGTAACTTCTTCATTTCCCCATGAAGCACCTGTCCCCATTGCACTTTCTCTCCAGCAAGGGAAGGCAGCACACACATCTACCTTTGAATCAGCTGACCTGATGATGATTCCAGAAATCAATGTGGTCAATCAGCACTTCTGTGGAATTCTGTTCCACAAGTTGGAGCTTCCCGGTGGCAAGGCTtcattgtgatccacaaaaccaacCAGGCCAGTACAGGAAGCTACAACTGTCACTATTTGAAAGGATCTAAGCCAATAGTGAGCCTTAAAGGCCCTTGGCTGCCAATGAAGCAATAAAGTCATGGCAACCAATATGACTTTCTGAAAATTTAGAAATATTAGGGAGATGTAGCTTCCAATTGTACAGAATTTCCCACAGCAATGGAGATTCCATGCAGCAGAACCACCCTGGTTTAGTTATCTAAATGAATTCTCTCATTTGCCAGCAGGTTTCTCAATAAAAAGAGCCCATCAGCTTTGTCCTCCTGTAGTTCCACTCAGGTATTCAAGCAGTTCTTTTTTCTTACAGTAAGAAAGGAATAATTGGCATCCTAAGACTTGGATAATCCTTGAATTCTCGTACGTAGGTGTAGTGTTTATCCTTTGCCCAAACTGTCATCTGAATGAAGCAAAGAAATGTGAACAATCCCACtataaaaagatatataaaaaaagaaacaatatcaATGCTAGTGAAACATTCTCTTGTCCTGAGAACAAATCACCTAGTTGGGAGAAAGACGAAACCTTACTCACCCGGGACGCACTGAGTCATGATGGTGaagctgatccatgcccccaccTGTTATGGCCAAGgaaattcaaaatatttctgaTAATCGCATTTACATTTATACCTCTATTATCAAAATATGCCTCCCTAATGTAGGTAAACAATACATCCAAGGTTACCCAAAGCTATTTCTGGTATCAATCCTGTTAATATCCTGTTAATTCCAAACAAAAGCACCCCATTTTTCATCATGGTtattgtgtgtgttgttttggACATAAGTTTCCTCTCTCCacctattttgtagttgttccTAAATCAGTGCCTGTAATGGTGACATTCTGCAGCCCAGGGAGCAAATAATGTTCTCGTTTACACCAGTGAAACTCCCCTGAAATCAAGATTTTGTATAAGTCTGATTTCAGCAGGGCTGCGTGGATTGAGGACACACAGCCTGACACTCACCCCTGTGCACTGGACCTGTACAAGGTCTATGCACCACTCACATCCCATTTAGATCTTAATTTTGAGAGTCTGAAGGGTGCATAGGCTTCATGCAGTCTTTCTGCACAGAAGTAAATTTCACTTAAAGGTACATTAGGATGTCTGTCATGGGATAACTGTTTGAAAGATTGAACCTAGAGTTTGGCAATATGAAGTgggcttgcatttttttttattttaagtttctaGGTTTAAGTTACATGTTTGCTTTAATAATACAGTATAAATTGAGATGTAACCTGCAAAACTTAAATCTTAGTGTGGTTTACTGATGAAAATACATACCTCATATGTATAGTtaggacaggttacaaagaaaaacAGCCACGTGAAAGGATTCTTTGTTGGATAAGGGATCTTACGGATCTTGGATCCTACAGATTAAAagaaccacacacaaaaaaaaaaaaaaaaaaaaatcaccgaAAACTGACACTCCTATGTACCATGTAGTTTGCTATAAAGACAATCCAAATCTGCCTATTGAAGAGATGGGCAAGATAGACTTGGGAAAACAAGGACTCGACTGAGTCCAGAGGAAGGCTTAGGGTGCCTGTGGGGAAGTGCTATAGGCATCATTAAGGCTTGCACACAGTATTTGGCAGTAGCATCCCTAGAAGCATCTTTGGGAAAGATCATTGGCAATGCTGACTGGGCAGCACTAAGTCATTCCCATAGGAAGTATCTGCACCATTTCCTAGACCTCAGAAATGAATGGTATTTCTACAGATTACATTGTCACAAAATTGTGGATGCAGTTAGCAAATATTATGAGCCAAAGTCTAGGCAGCCCTCCTACAAAGAGGGGGCAAAGCACAAGGGAGCCATCACGCCCCTTAACTTCCAAGCACACACACAGCTtgtgccctgggcaggagccaggcACATTATTGGACCTTGCACTCTCCACAGCACAACTCCTGCTAGCATCCCCTGGAGAACTAGCCAACCCCAATATCATGCCCACCTCCCACTTTGAACCATCCGTGCAGCTAATACAGGCCTATGCCCTAATAGCACAATCTGGCTCTAAGCGCTTTCCTTACATACCCAAACTTCCTTTAGAGTCTAATCctatgaggtgctgagtacccgcAACTCCCACTGAGGCCAGCTGAGGGTGATTAGCCCCTCACAGGAGGCtctctgcaccttgcaggatcaggccgtTCATCAGTGTAGATCACTGCAGAAGCACTAACTTAACTGCACAAAGGTAGAGAACAAACTTTTACCATCTCTTCTTAGGTCACTGAGTGCAACGTGGATAGAAAAATTTCCAGCTTCACATATCTGGAAGAAGCAGCATACAATACAGTAAAGGAAAATGCTTCCCTTCCATTTATCATTCGTCTTCCCAATGCTAGTTCCtagacaaatatttttaaagggcccCAACCCCCCATTGAAAAATAGACTAAACACCACAGAATTAAAAAAGTGTTTAGATCTTAATAAAGCTCAAAACAAGATTTCTGATTGACAGTAAAGAGACAACTGTTCTACTCATCATTCCATACACAAGAGGCCATATTACACTCTGCTTTGCGTTTGTCAGATTGCCAACTAGCAAGTGTTGACCAAGTCCCAAGAAGGTACAATGCACTCCAGCTATTCTCCCAGCCAGACCCTAACACTATAACCCCTGAATGAAGTGGATCCAGCGTGTGTTTCCTTTACCTTTTGACTGggctgatttgtttaaaaaaaattaatcgggcAGTTTGGATTTCTCAACAATCCCAAGGCATATTTGTGCAGCTCCATAAATACTGATATGCTGGTCCATAACGACTTCTACTTCTTATGGCAAGGACGTGATGTGATTCACAAAGTTCCATTAACCAACTTTTCCACCTGCTGTTAGGCAATGCTTTACACCACTAGTTAGGTAGAAAATAGATTGAAATGGTCTGTATATACGATTGTGGCCAGAATAGAGCAGAGAACTGGTAATCAGAGCTCCtgagttttattcccagctctgcacgTGTGCTGTCTGACCTAGGGAAAGTCACTTTAACCTCTGTGGCTCAAATTATCCACCATCGTctatttcacagaaaatttcacatttgaaaagTGCTATGAGATCCACCAATCATTGACACTATAGtaattctttttcttctcttaatGCAGAGACAGGTTACATCTGCACTAGAGAGAATGAATACTTCCTAAGAGAAGCAACGTTAGTATAGCAAGGAAATAAAATAGTCCTGGAGAGGTGAGTGAAAGGACACTTTCAGGATTCTATTTCCAGAGGTATTCTGTCAGAATATATGGAAAGTCAGCAAGATGAAACCCTGGCCCTGAATATTAACACTTTCATGATTCTGTAGTAGGCCAGCTGTTGGCTTCTTATGACCTACTTGATAGTTTCAACCCCTGATAAACTGAACACATTTTAACACAGTGCTAGACTCTGGTAGCACCGGGAGCACTGTGATGAATGTGGCTGAGTGAGAGTCTCCACACGCAAATTCTTATCTAatttctgcagattaaacagcCCAATCTTGAAATTCTTACTCAGCCAAAACTTTCCCTGAAGTCCAGGTTCTGGTCAAAACAGACCGTTTTCTTTCTATCTTAAACTGATCAATCTTAGTTCTATGTCCTGAGCTTTCCAGTAATAAATCATTgacagtcccctccccccactccgaaactaataaataataaaggagagtctttaataaaaaagtaaaagacCTACCAGAAACATGATCACAGCAAAATTTATCTGTTTTTGTCCATAGgctagaaaacaaaatgtttaaaagtggATAGTTAGCACTCAAATATACCCAGGTAAAGGTTCAAATCATTCTGAGGGCCATTTTGCTACTTACAAGGAGGTGTATAAAGAGGATGATTGATGTAATAAGCAAGCCAAGCTGCAAATCCCCAGTAATAGaagcagttctgaaaaatatgtaatttttctgttttaatttttataataaaGATATCAACTGTCCTCTGTATGAAGGGAAAACAGTAGAGTTATCTAGACTAGTGATTACCAAAAGAAATTGTGATAATGATCATTTGGGGGCAGATTGCAAGTTGCAAATaatgcaacaaaaatgacaacatACCAAGTTCGGTAGAGTGGGAGGGAAAGAACAGGAAAAGACAACAGTAAATAAGCAGGAAGTGTTGCTCTtggagtgagattttttttcctcttcagagcAAAGAGAGTGTACAGGCTGTTTGGTCTagaaattgcttttgaaaatgtggcccaaagAGTTAAAGCTAAAGGAGTGTTTTATCTGGGAATCTATTCTGTTTCACTGCGCACGGATCAGAGATGCAGAGCCATAAGGACCAAATGCtaggggagacagcagggccgcccggggggggggggggNtgtcctaccttcagtggacatggagatcaATTGATCACCTTTCTCTTTATAACATCCCTTAATGTAATTGAAGACAAGgccgcccgggggtggggggggggcaagtggggcaatttgccccaggccccgggacccgcaggggcccccatgagaagttttcagggcccctggagtggggtcctttactcactccgggggccccggaaaactctcgcggggcccaggcccccggaactacttctgctccgggtcttcgacggcaattcggcggcggggggtccttccgccccgggacccaccgccgaagtgccgggtcttcggtggcaatttggcgcccaggccccctgaatcctctgggcggccctgggagaCAGGACTTGTTTTGCCACTAACAGAAACATCATGGGTTCTAAATGGTGAACTATGATCAACCTCCCTCTAacctcttcctttccctcccccgacAAGCATGCTTTAATCCTCCTTCCTATCTTAAACACCTACCTTTgaccaggggcagcaggtttgtagaaattttggtggtgcccagaatgcctagagcccgcccccccaaactccgcccgccacctgcctaaggctctgggagggagtttgggagcgggatggggggtgtgggaaagggctgcaggctccgggagggagtttgggggaaagagggagtgtgtgggaagggggaggaggtgcaggctctgggagggagtttggcggagggggtgcagactctgggagggaggtttgaggctggaggggggggggatgcgggaaaggggtggggatgcaggctctgggaggggctggggctgctgcacTTACCTGGAGCTCCTAGGCAGGGCGGGCCGGGGGGCCTCTGCGCGCTGCTatccccaggcactgcccctgcagcttcctatTGGCTGCAGGGGCCCTTGGGGCGGGAGCGAGCAGCATGCGTAGACACAGATCCACccctcccaggggccacagggaggggccagcagtagggttaccatattttgtgcctccaaatggaggacactccccggggccccgcccacgcccccagccccgcccacgcccacgccccaactccgccccctcccctgcttcccgcgaacatttaattcgcgggaagcctgaagcaggtaaggggggcggggggaggaggcgcggcccaggctggtccccccgcggctccagcctgagtcggctcgggccctggggtgccggccccgaccgaccacccccccgccccccggccccccgacccgggctcccagcccggcgcaccccccgaccccggctccgCGGGCCCGacccggctccccgacccggcTCCGCGGGCCCGGACCGGCCCCGCGCTCCCGGNNNNNNNNNNNNNNNNNNNNNNNNNNNNNNNNNNNNNNNNNNNNNNNNNNNNNNNNNNNNNNNNNNNNNNNNNNNNNNNNNNNNNNNNNNNNNNNNNNNNNNNNNNNNNNNNNNNNNNNNNNNNNNNNNNNNNNNNNNNNNNNNNNNNNNNNNNNNNNNNNNNNNNNNNNNNNNNNNNNNNNNNNNNNNNNNNNNNNNNNNNNNNNNNNNNNNNNNNNNNNNNNNNNNNNNNNNNNNNNNNNNNNNNNNNNNNNNNNNNNNNNNNNNNNNNNNNNNNNNNNNNNNNNNNNNNNNNNNNNNNNNNNNNNNNNNNNNNNNNNNNNNNNNNNNNNNNNNNNNNNNNNNNNNNNNNNNNNNNNNNNNNNNNNNNNNNNNNNNNccgcgcccagcccggcccggcaccatgcccccgaccccggacaaagaggcccccccgagcctcccgattttcccggacatgcccggcttttggggatttccccccggacggggatttgaccccccaaaagccggacatgtccgggaaaatccggacgtatggtaaccctagccagcAGCCACGTGGAGTGAGCAGGCAGGAAGCCGCTCAGCTCCGCTGTGCTGCTGGTAGCGAGTGGGGGCCCTGGGCCATTTTAAATGGCCTGGAGGatgcagggggtgtgtgtgcccGGGAGCGGAAGGCGGGGCCGAGGCCtgtggtgcctgggcaccaggaatattcctggtgcccaggcaccacaGGTCCATAGAACTTGTCGGCCATGCCTTTGACACTACCTTATGTTCTCCTCAAACTATAGCccaatctctctcctccccttcacctccaaaCTCACTGAATGTGTGGTCTGCAATCACTTGCTGattttttctctttcaattcTGTTCTTGACCTTCTCCAATCTAGCTCCCACCTTCTATGCTCCACTGAATTCTCACTAGATTCTCTAATTATGTGTTATTGGCTAGATTTCAGGGCCTACACTCTAGCATTATCATCCTTGGCTTcttggaagcttttaaaatgtcagctTCTCCCTACTTGAAATTTTGTCCTGTATTGGTTTCCATGGCTCTGTTCTTTCATGGTCTCCTACTCCTACCTCTCCAATTGCTCTTTCTTCTTTGCCAggctcctcctcccctttcacCATGTTAGGATGTCTATCCTTGGACCTCTCCTCTGCTCCTTCTATATTCTAGCTCTATGTGCTCTCCTCTGCAAGGAAGGTATTAACTACCATCTTTAGGCTGATGACTCATAAATCTACCTCTTTGGATGCACCCTCCCCCTTCACTAAAT
This DNA window, taken from Trachemys scripta elegans isolate TJP31775 chromosome 8, CAS_Tse_1.0, whole genome shotgun sequence, encodes the following:
- the LOC117881252 gene encoding very-long-chain enoyl-CoA reductase-like isoform X5: MGETQVPVPPPALARVMWYEDSALHQAEQGLEPSEARAPILKLQKVEILDWKTKQQLCFLDKVEPHATISDIRLMFHKSYPQWYPARQSIRLDPKGKSLRDEEILQHLPVGTTATLYFKDLGPQIGWTMNCFYYWGFAAWLAYYINHPLYTPPSYGQKQINFAVIMFLICEAGNFSIHVALSDLRRDGSKIRKIPYPTKNPFTWLFFFVTCPNYTYEVGAWISFTIMTQCVPVGLFTFLCFIQMTVWAKDKHYTYVREFKDYPSLRMPIIPFLL